The following are encoded together in the Montipora foliosa isolate CH-2021 chromosome 12, ASM3666993v2, whole genome shotgun sequence genome:
- the LOC137980756 gene encoding uncharacterized protein, whose product MEGKGGGVCIYLRTNLNYRIRDDLINDDLECFIVEISKPRSSVFLVGTWYRPPNSSPERFNEFENVIDKIDAESKELYILGDVNCNLLPEASAHISSHLTNIFDIYGLSQSITEPTRVTLVSKTLIDLCITNSPEKVSNSGVIHLGISDHSLVFMTRKVHHDRFCPRTIEMRQFKHFEKNKFLNDLEQMPWSNVDLCSDPNGLWHEWKQMFVSCMDKHAPRKLKRISKKWAPWITKELLNKIHRRDLIKKKAISSNDHDMWEQFKRARNQANNAIKQAKKRYFSDNLKVSKGNPRKTWKLINELTSRNTSKSTNILEIQVDNRTISSPGDMAEAFNDHFTNIGQVLAQEVPAAEFTLH is encoded by the coding sequence ATGGAAGGAAAGGGGGGCGGTGTTTGTATCTATTTGCGCACAAATCTTAACTATCGAATACGTGATGATTTGATTAATGATGACCTCGAGTGCTTTATTGTCGAAATTAGTAAGCCACGAAGTTCAGTATTCCTGGTCGGCACCTGGTATCGACCTCCAAACTCTTCGCCTGAACGTTTCAATGAATTCGAAAATGTAATTGACAAAATTGACGCTGAAAGTAAGGAACTATATATACTTGGTGATGTTAACTGCAATTTATTGCCAGAGGCTTCTGCTCATATTTCCTCTCATCTAACAAACATTTTTGACATTTATGGTCTTAGTCAGTCAATCACTGAGCCAACACGCGTCACTCTTGTCTCTAAGACACTTATTGATTTATGTATCACCAACTCCCCAGAGAAAGTTTCAAATTCAGGTGTCATTCACCTTGGGATTAGTGATCACTCTCTTGTATTTATGACGCGCAAAGTCCATCATGACCGTTTTTGCCCGCGAACGATTGAAATGAGGCAATTTAAACACTTTGAAAAGAACAAGTTCTTAAATGATCTGGAACAAATGCCGTGGTCGAATGTTGATCTGTGTTCTGATCCAAATGGCTTGTGGCATGAATGGAAACAAATGTTTGTTAGTTGCATGGACAAACACGCACCACGCAAACTAAAAAGAATTAGTAAAAAGTGGGCTCCGTGGATTACTAAAGAGTTATTGAATAAAATACATAGAAGAgatttaattaaaaagaaagcaatttCATCGAATGATCATGACATGTGGGAGCAATTTAAACGTGCTAGAAACCAAGCAAATAATGCAATTAAACAAGCAAAGAAGCGCTACTTTTCTGATAACTTGAAAGTTAGCAAAGGGAATCCGCGCAAAACATGGAAACTCATTAACGAGTTAACCTCACGTAACACTAGCAAGTCGACGAATATCTTAGAAATCCAAGTTGACAACAGAACAATAAGCAGTCCTGGCGACATGGCGGAAGCTTTTAATGATCATTTCACAAATATTGGCCAAGTGCTAGCCCAAGAGGTTCCTGCTGCAGAGTTTACTCTGCACTGA